From one Excalfactoria chinensis isolate bCotChi1 chromosome 9, bCotChi1.hap2, whole genome shotgun sequence genomic stretch:
- the LOC140256288 gene encoding uncharacterized protein has protein sequence MATRRGGLPLFLLLGLAGSKLALGSVDMASTVPKSTEPPVSLLSTAAPTPSSSPDTEAPTPAMPSTAPGTSSASITSAHTAAPPEPSTTVVDTTTTSIPSTVFPRSTPSPSPPPGSTTGTSPGVSTLITETPPDTSMAAQSSSATPDTKPSSPDTTSSQSQDGTISTSSELPPTCPSTPNDAIASQLFLSLRLTTPLDIGNTTVQELLLAKLRRDLQTAFPYAGILLQWRGEKLI, from the exons ATGGCTACACGTAGGGGAGGGCTGcccctgttcctgctgctgggccTTGCTGGGTCAAAGCTGGCACTGG GGAGCGTAGACATGGCTTCGACAGTGCCAAAATCCACAGAGCCTCCGGTGTCACTGCTCAGCACCGCAGCCCCCACTCCTTCCTCCAGCCCGGACACAGAAGCCCCCACCCCAGCgatgcccagcacagccccagggacCAGCAGTGCTTCCATAacttcagcacacacagctgcaccACCTGAGCCCTCTACGACCGTGGTagacaccaccaccacctccatccccagcacagtGTTCCCCAGGAGCACCCCCAGTCCCAGCCCACCCCCGGGCAGCACCACTGGAACCAGCCCTGGTGTCTCCACTCTGATCACAGAAACACCGCCAGACACCTCGATGGCAGCGCAGAGCTCCAGTGCCACCCCAG ACACGAAGCCCTCCTCCCCTGACACCACCTCATCACAGAGCCAGGATGGAACCATCAGCACCTCTTCAGAGCTGCCACCAACCTGCCCCAGCACCCCGAACGATGCCA TTGCATCccagctcttcctttccttgCGACTCACCACTCCTCTGGACATTGGGAACACCacagtgcaggagctgctcctggcCAAG CTCCGCAGGGACCTGCAGACTGCCTTCCCATATGCCGGGATCCTGCTGCAGTGGAGAGGGGAGAAGCTGATCTGA